A genomic region of Nymphaea colorata isolate Beijing-Zhang1983 chromosome 2, ASM883128v2, whole genome shotgun sequence contains the following coding sequences:
- the LOC116249075 gene encoding annexin Gh1-like, producing MSTVIVPPTVPSPSEDCEQLRVAFAGWGTNEKLIISIIGHRNAAQLKLIRNTYSELYGESLLKDLKEELSNDFESAVLLWTLDPAERDALLANQTIRRWDPKNLVLIEIACARSPKELLLVREAYHARFKRSIEEDVAPHVDSGYRKLLVGLVSSYRYPGVEVDSDLAKKEAEILHDKINGNAVNHEDVIRILTTRSKAQLSATFSHYKDSFGNPIDEDLKVDSKDEYVCALKAAIQCLVFPEKYFVDVLSKAINRLGTDEGALTRVVVTRAEVDMKQIKEEYLKVNGVGLDKAIVDDTSGDYRELLLTLIGHGDA from the exons GCTTTTGCCG GTTGGGGAACAAACGAGAAGTTGATTATTTCCATAATTGGGCACAGAAATGCAGCCCAACTCAAATTAATTAGGAATACCTATTCTGAACTTTATGGAGAAAGTCTCCTGAAGGATCTAAAGGAGGAGCTCTCAAATGACTTTGAG AGTGCTGTGCTTCTGTGGACCTTGGACCCAGCTGAACGTGATGCATTGTTGGCCAATCAAACTATTAGGAGGTGGGATCCTAAAAACCTTGTCCTCATAGAGATAGCATGTGCAAGGTCTCCAAAGGAACTACTGCTTGTTAGAGAGGCATATCATGCTCGCTTTAAGAGATCAATTGAAGAGGATGTTGCACCACACGTAGATAGCGGCTACCGTAAG CTTTTGGTGGGTCTAGTTAGTTCATATCGCTATCCTGGAGTGGAGGTTGATAGTGATCTTGCAAAGAAAGAGGCAGAGATACTGCATGACAAGATAAATGGCAATGCTGTGAATCATGAAGATGTAATCAGGATCTTGACTACCCGTAGCAAAGCACAGTTGAGTGCAACATTTAGCCATTACAAGGACTCTTTTGGGAACCCTATAGACGAG GATCTTAAGGTTGATTCCAAAGATGAGTATGTATGTGCACTGAAAGCAGCGATACAATGCTTAGTATTTCCAGAGAAATATTTTGTGGACGTTCTCAGCAAGGCAATCAACAGACTTGGAACTGATGAAGGAGCATTAACCAGGGTGGTGGTTACACGAGCTGAAGTTGATATGAAGCAGATCAAGGAGGAATACCTCAAAGTGAATGGTGTCGGGTTGGACAAAGCCATTGTGGATGATACCTCAGGTGACTACCGGGAGTTGCTTCTCACCTTGATAGGCCATGGAGATGCCTGA